A region of the Rhodospirillaceae bacterium genome:
CATTTTTTGATAACGTCGTGCTGATCCAACATAAAAACCCCAGGCTTTAGGCCTGGGGTTTTTATGGTGGGCACGACTGGGATTGAACCAGTGACCCCTGCAATGTCAATGCAGTGCTCTCCCGCTGAGCTACGCGCCCTTTTATCGGCGGCTGTTGGTGCGCCGTAAGGAAGGGGGTTTTAGTCCGATCCGGCGAGCTTGGCAAGTCCTAGTGCACCGTAAAGCATCCTGTGTTATTAGAAAACAATGTCTGGCTCCCCGAACAACACCCCGTCCTCACCTTTGGACATCCTGCGCCCCGGCAAGTGGTCGGCACCGCTGGTCTTTGCCTCGCCCCACAGCGGCCAGGATTATTCGCAGGCGTTTATCGATGCCTCGCGGCTCGACCCGCTTGCTTTGCGCCGCTCCGAAGACGCCTTTGTCGATGAAATTTTCGCCGCCGCGACCGCTTACGGAGCCCCCCCGCTGCGGGCCCGTTTCCCCCGCGTCTATGTGGACCCCAACCGGGAACCCTTCGAGCTTGACCCCGCCATGTTCAAAGACGCCCTTCCCGCCCACGTCAACACGACCTCGAGCCGGGTCGCCGCGGGGCTTGGCACCATGGCCCGGGTGGTCACCAGTGGTGAGGAAGTTTACAACGACAAGCTGCACTTTGATGATGCCAAAAGCGCCATCGAAGCCACTTACATCCCCTACCACGAGGCCCTGAAGGGGTTGCTTGAAGAAGCCCGCCAGCAGTTCGGCGGATGTTTGCTCGTTGATTGCCATTCCATGCCGTCGGTCGGCGGCCCCATGGACCGGGATCCCGGTTTCCGGCGTGTCGATTTTATCCTTGGCGACCGCTACGGGGCGTCGTGCGCGCCTGAACTCACCGATCTGGTCGAACAGACCCTGCAGTCCATGAATTACGTGGTCACCCGCAACAACCCGTACGCTGGCGGCTTCACCACCGAGCATTACGGAAAGCCCGAAGCCGGCTGTCACACCCTGCAAATTGAAATCAACCGGGCGCTCTATATGAACGAGATGAAAATTTCCCGCAGCGACGGCTTTGAGAAATTGACAGAAGACATCAACCGATTGATGGAGGTTCTCGCCACAATCGATCCCAAAACCCTGGTGGCCACATGAACAACACGCTTGTCCGTGACGTCACGGAAGATGACTGCGCCGCCATTCAGGCTATTTACGCCGACCATGTCCGGGACGGGCTGGCCAGTTGGGAAGAAACACCGCCGGACGTGGCCGAAATCAACCGTCGCATGGCGGAGATAAAAAAGGGTGGATTCCCTTACCGTGTCATCGAGCTTGATGGCGTCGTCAGGGGCTACGCTTACGCAGGTTCCTACCGGCCCCGGCCAGCCTATCGCTTCACCGTTGAAAACAGCGTCTATGTGGATAGCGCCAGCACCGGAAAAGGCCTTGGCGGGCGCTTGCTGGAAGACCTGATTGAACAATGCACAAGCCTTGGATTCAGGCAGATGATCGCCGTCATCGGGGATTCGGCCAATACCGCCTCGATTAAGCTTCATGCCCGTTACGGCTTCGCCCATAGCGGTGTTATGGGGGCGCTCGGCTTCAAGCACGGACGCTGGCTTGATCAGGTATTGATGCAATTACCGCTGGGCGAAGGCGACAAAACCCCGCCCCAGTGAGTTTTTGGCACGACCATTGCTAGATACCTTACGGGTATTTGGAGCAACGGTTTATGTTTATACGGTTTTTACTGGTTTTAACGGCGTTGACGGCGGCCTTTGCGGGCTCCCGTACCGTCCATGCTGAAACGGTTCAAGCCATTGGAAACGCTCAAGAATTATGCGATATCCAGGTCGCCCGGGTCGAACGGGCCAGAAGCATCCCGCAGCACCTTCTAAAAGCCATTTCACTGGCTGAAACTGGTCGCTGGGACGCGCTCCGGCAGGAAAATTATGCCTGGCCATGGACCGTAACGTCCCTTGGTAAGGGTCATTTCTTCCCTGACAAGCAATCCGCATTGCGATTCGTTCATCGCCTGAAAGCGCGCGGTATCACCAATATTGATGTCGGTTGTATGCAGATAAACCTGTTTTACCACGGTAGCGCCTTCGCCAGCCTTGAGCAGGCCATGGACCCGGCCACAAACGTCGCTTACGCCGCCCGTTATCTGAACGGGCTGTACAGGACGACCCGGTCATGGACCAAGGCGTCGGGCTTTTATCATTCGACCACCCCCAAGCGCGCCAAGGCCTACAAGATGAAAGTTTTGAAGTACTGGAACCAGCAACGCAAATACGCAGCACTTCAGGATCGCAAATCTGTCGACTACGCCCGCATGGCGACCCTGAACAAAAACCACAAGGCGCAAAAAGAAGCCGCCCTGAGCAGCGCCGGCAAATCGGTTCGCGGCAACCAGATGGCGGCCTGGCGGACGGATGATCCGTCCGGCCACGACATGGCGACACTGGCGGCCATGCGACGGGTTTCAAAACAGGCCCAGTGGCATGAAAAGTATTTTGGCAGCACCAACAAGGGCAAAGGCGAGGCCTTCGCTAAAAAGCGCCGCAAACAGCTTGATAAGTGGCGGCTGACACGGGTAGCCGCAAACTAGACCACCCCGGCCTTCCTCAAGGCGGCAATTTCCCCCTCATCAAGGCCGAGCATGTCTTCTAAAATCTGGACTGTGGCCGCGCCCAGCGCCGGGCCCAGACTGTCGACCCGGCCCGGCGTTTCCGACAATTTGGGCATCACGGCCGGGATAACCACCTCGCCAATGGCCGTATCCTTATCGGTGATCGTCGCCAGGTTGCCGCGGGCATCAATATGGGGATCTTCAAAAATGTCGGCGATGGTGTTTAAGGGGGC
Encoded here:
- a CDS encoding N-acetyltransferase → MNNTLVRDVTEDDCAAIQAIYADHVRDGLASWEETPPDVAEINRRMAEIKKGGFPYRVIELDGVVRGYAYAGSYRPRPAYRFTVENSVYVDSASTGKGLGGRLLEDLIEQCTSLGFRQMIAVIGDSANTASIKLHARYGFAHSGVMGALGFKHGRWLDQVLMQLPLGEGDKTPPQ
- a CDS encoding N-formylglutamate amidohydrolase, which produces MSGSPNNTPSSPLDILRPGKWSAPLVFASPHSGQDYSQAFIDASRLDPLALRRSEDAFVDEIFAAATAYGAPPLRARFPRVYVDPNREPFELDPAMFKDALPAHVNTTSSRVAAGLGTMARVVTSGEEVYNDKLHFDDAKSAIEATYIPYHEALKGLLEEARQQFGGCLLVDCHSMPSVGGPMDRDPGFRRVDFILGDRYGASCAPELTDLVEQTLQSMNYVVTRNNPYAGGFTTEHYGKPEAGCHTLQIEINRALYMNEMKISRSDGFEKLTEDINRLMEVLATIDPKTLVAT
- a CDS encoding transglycosylase SLT domain-containing protein, giving the protein MFIRFLLVLTALTAAFAGSRTVHAETVQAIGNAQELCDIQVARVERARSIPQHLLKAISLAETGRWDALRQENYAWPWTVTSLGKGHFFPDKQSALRFVHRLKARGITNIDVGCMQINLFYHGSAFASLEQAMDPATNVAYAARYLNGLYRTTRSWTKASGFYHSTTPKRAKAYKMKVLKYWNQQRKYAALQDRKSVDYARMATLNKNHKAQKEAALSSAGKSVRGNQMAAWRTDDPSGHDMATLAAMRRVSKQAQWHEKYFGSTNKGKGEAFAKKRRKQLDKWRLTRVAAN